Proteins encoded within one genomic window of uncultured Desulfobacter sp.:
- a CDS encoding glycoside hydrolase family 130 protein, which translates to MLLKRNRKLKVKRKPNAIVGDTSRVITSPHSPGSSKRITLIIKRICGLSKGEAKKLLTQIMKDFSRRHEDLTHIFERHFNLVEGFLDKGFFPSDIQKALIGAYFTKEYSIESAALFNPSIVPHPDQSHLEKGSLRFVMSLRATGEGHISSIVFRSGVLNRYNTFRFDPVSEFVETPDLKVNPSYKRRIFQHKLKEMNANTDVCTRVLNELPEKFSKKQLIKQMDRLDKHPQFSKSKQNRTFEIINWLADSNYEVDFHSDHRISERVLFPVSKNESRGIEDARFVQFFDDNGKSTYYATYTAYNWFAILPQLIETKDFISFKITMLNGKAAQNKGLALFPRKIKGQFVMLSRQDGENNHIMFSKHLHFWSMSKVIQTPEYPWEFIQIGNCGSPIETGEGWIVLTHGVGPMRQYCIGAVLLDLENPCKVIARLKEPILAPTEKEREGYVPNVVYSCGSIIHCNELVIPYAMSDINSGIATIKVKALIQHMHTTT; encoded by the coding sequence ATGCTGCTGAAACGCAATCGAAAACTTAAAGTAAAAAGAAAACCCAACGCGATTGTCGGGGATACCTCCCGTGTGATTACAAGCCCCCATTCTCCCGGTAGTTCCAAGCGTATAACGCTGATTATAAAACGAATCTGTGGTCTGTCAAAAGGAGAAGCCAAAAAATTATTAACACAGATAATGAAGGACTTTTCAAGACGGCATGAAGACCTGACTCACATTTTTGAACGACACTTTAACCTGGTTGAAGGCTTTCTTGATAAAGGTTTCTTCCCAAGTGATATTCAAAAGGCATTGATCGGCGCTTACTTTACAAAGGAGTATTCCATTGAATCAGCAGCGCTTTTTAATCCGTCCATTGTTCCCCATCCGGATCAAAGTCACCTTGAAAAGGGCAGTTTGCGTTTTGTCATGAGTTTGCGGGCCACCGGGGAAGGCCATATTTCTTCCATTGTTTTTAGAAGTGGTGTGCTTAACCGATATAACACGTTTCGGTTTGATCCGGTCAGTGAATTTGTGGAAACACCGGATCTGAAGGTAAATCCTTCCTACAAGCGCCGTATTTTTCAGCACAAGCTTAAAGAAATGAATGCGAACACTGATGTCTGCACCCGTGTTCTCAATGAACTGCCTGAAAAATTCAGCAAAAAGCAATTAATCAAGCAAATGGACAGGCTTGATAAACATCCGCAATTTTCAAAAAGCAAACAGAACAGAACATTTGAGATTATCAACTGGCTTGCTGATTCGAATTATGAAGTCGACTTCCACTCAGATCATCGTATATCCGAAAGGGTTCTCTTTCCTGTTTCTAAAAATGAGAGCCGGGGAATTGAAGATGCACGGTTTGTTCAGTTTTTTGATGATAATGGTAAATCGACCTACTATGCGACCTATACCGCATATAATTGGTTTGCCATTCTCCCCCAATTGATTGAAACCAAAGATTTTATCAGTTTTAAAATAACCATGTTGAACGGAAAGGCTGCACAGAATAAAGGTTTGGCGTTATTTCCCAGAAAAATTAAAGGCCAATTTGTCATGCTGTCCCGTCAGGATGGCGAAAACAACCATATTATGTTTTCAAAGCATCTGCACTTCTGGAGTATGTCTAAAGTTATCCAGACACCCGAATATCCCTGGGAATTTATCCAGATCGGCAATTGCGGTTCTCCCATAGAAACGGGTGAAGGCTGGATTGTTCTTACCCATGGCGTGGGACCCATGCGCCAATACTGCATTGGGGCTGTGCTCCTTGACCTTGAAAATCCGTGCAAAGTCATTGCCCGGCTTAAGGAACCGATTTTAGCGCCCACTGAAAAAGAGCGGGAAGGGTATGTGCCTAATGTTGTCTATTCCTGCGGTTCTATTATCCATTGCAATGAATTGGTCATTCCCTATGCCATGTCAGATATAAATTCGGGCATTGCAACCATCAAAGTCAAAGCATTGATTCAGCATATGCATACAACCACTTAA
- a CDS encoding SIS domain-containing protein — translation MNKKESKYQNYFLVREMLEVKAVLAAMAPLQIFDFVKHIKHKRVLLTGEGSSRIFPAKKVIYDARHHDYKESIITEGASQSAEYDLDDHTVFIASNSGRTKESVKLLETLKKRNHKNIMAIVAHKDSVLMNGADYTYLLRSGHENAVAATKTVIEQALFYDILFRKSNLKDLPDLNETGVLIDQVLKQKIPETIVNQLVASDMIYFSGRNNGVSEELALKANEIVGKKSDYLEGTYAVHGIEEVMSKNEVIILIDPFPEQEAKIQKTLVETIGVIVIAISTRKTSFPTLQIPDLGEFNPYLQLAMGWNLLIETALELKMDLDHPKRARKVGNEYEQPV, via the coding sequence ATGAACAAAAAAGAGAGCAAGTATCAAAACTATTTCCTTGTCAGGGAAATGCTGGAGGTTAAAGCCGTATTGGCTGCCATGGCGCCTTTGCAGATTTTTGATTTTGTAAAACACATTAAACACAAGCGAGTATTATTAACCGGTGAAGGCTCGTCACGGATTTTTCCGGCAAAGAAAGTGATTTATGACGCCCGGCATCACGACTATAAAGAGAGCATCATAACAGAAGGGGCAAGTCAGTCCGCAGAATATGATCTTGATGACCATACGGTTTTTATCGCTTCCAATTCAGGCAGAACAAAAGAGAGTGTAAAATTACTTGAAACCTTGAAAAAGAGAAACCATAAAAATATTATGGCCATTGTGGCCCATAAAGATTCGGTACTGATGAATGGGGCAGATTATACCTATCTTTTAAGAAGTGGTCATGAGAATGCTGTGGCTGCAACAAAAACAGTGATTGAACAGGCATTGTTTTACGATATTCTGTTCCGAAAATCCAATCTTAAGGATCTTCCGGATTTAAACGAGACCGGGGTTCTCATCGACCAGGTGCTGAAACAAAAGATTCCTGAAACCATTGTCAATCAATTGGTCGCTTCCGATATGATCTATTTTTCAGGCAGAAATAACGGTGTCTCAGAAGAATTGGCGCTGAAAGCCAATGAAATTGTCGGAAAAAAATCAGATTACCTGGAAGGCACCTATGCGGTCCATGGAATTGAAGAGGTCATGTCCAAAAATGAAGTGATCATCCTGATAGATCCTTTCCCGGAACAAGAAGCCAAAATACAGAAAACCTTGGTAGAGACAATTGGTGTGATCGTCATTGCCATATCCACCCGGAAAACATCTTTCCCGACGCTGCAGATACCGGATTTAGGAGAATTTAATCCCTATCTGCAATTGGCCATGGGCTGGAATTTATTAATTGAAACCGCGTTGGAACTCAAGATGGATCTGGATCATCCCAAAAGAGCAAGGAAGGTCGGCAATGAATATGAGCAGCCTGTTTAA
- a CDS encoding PIG-L family deacetylase — protein sequence MNMSSLFNFKKIAVIVAHPDDETLWCGGLILMNPQCDWTIICLCRGNDLDRAPKFSAALTLYGATGAMGNLDDGPEQKTITQNHIKKDLRLLLPPVYFDLIITHSPAGEYTRHKRHEEIGRTVSDSWEQNILNAGELWLFAYEDHNTTGYPRAIQHADRIVELSEPIRLKKYKMITRTYGFSKESFEAMTTPKREAFWCFKKGEKNESIGFI from the coding sequence ATGAATATGAGCAGCCTGTTTAATTTTAAGAAAATTGCCGTCATTGTCGCCCACCCCGACGATGAAACATTATGGTGCGGGGGGCTGATCTTGATGAATCCCCAGTGCGACTGGACCATCATCTGTCTTTGTCGGGGCAATGATTTGGACCGGGCACCGAAATTTTCTGCCGCGTTAACCCTTTACGGCGCAACCGGGGCCATGGGGAACCTTGACGACGGCCCGGAACAAAAAACGATCACTCAAAATCATATCAAAAAAGACCTTCGATTATTATTACCCCCGGTTTATTTTGATTTGATTATCACCCACAGCCCGGCCGGCGAATACACCCGGCATAAAAGGCATGAGGAAATCGGCCGGACCGTGTCAGATTCATGGGAGCAAAATATTTTAAATGCAGGTGAATTATGGCTTTTTGCCTATGAAGATCATAACACAACCGGTTATCCCCGGGCGATTCAGCATGCCGACAGGATCGTTGAACTTTCAGAACCGATCCGGCTTAAAAAATATAAGATGATCACCCGGACCTACGGATTTTCAAAAGAGAGTTTTGAAGCAATGACAACACCGAAAAGAGAGGCTTTTTGGTGTTTTAAAAAGGGAGAGAAAAATGAAAGTATTGGTTTTATATGA